A stretch of the Archangium lipolyticum genome encodes the following:
- a CDS encoding SMI1/KNR4 family protein — MRDLLDEVSRDHFPYPPATLEQLDAFERRVGWTLDPELRAFYLHCNGAELIKPLPDCPYRMLPLSEIIRARVALRGRDEDSRGPASLYAICDVQDGNYVLIDVSRQEHGCYPIIDGDHETWPNMEYCRQFAGSFSEFLEGALRARSPGYWLRG, encoded by the coding sequence ATGCGCGACCTCCTCGATGAGGTCTCCCGTGATCACTTCCCGTACCCGCCTGCCACCCTCGAGCAGCTCGATGCGTTCGAGCGGCGCGTGGGTTGGACGCTGGACCCGGAGCTGCGTGCCTTCTATCTGCATTGCAACGGCGCGGAGTTGATCAAGCCACTGCCGGACTGTCCCTACCGGATGTTGCCTCTGTCCGAGATCATCCGGGCACGTGTGGCCCTCCGAGGCAGAGACGAGGATTCACGCGGGCCTGCCTCCCTGTACGCCATCTGCGACGTGCAGGATGGCAACTACGTGTTGATCGACGTGAGCCGGCAGGAGCATGGGTGTTACCCCATCATCGATGGTGACCACGAGACATGGCCGAACATGGAGTACTGCCGTCAGTTCGCCGGCTCCTTCTCTGAGTTCTTGGAGGGGGCGTTACGAGCCCGCAGCCCAGGCTATTGGCTGAGAGGGTGA
- the bamD gene encoding tetratricopeptide repeat protein, translating into MRRLMLLLALSLSTGCSRPSATDHMQRARDAIFEKRPDEALVEYRKALDALRIDDSAQAQVIKARALKGAADVYWLEMRKVKEAVSVYKELIVQCPESPEALEARVVLAELLRVHFRDLRGAIDQLTAALARNPPQGAELHYQVAKLYFELQDYQQCVLESRKLAERFATSAFVDDSLFLQAQALHMQATQAQPGTPEVQRFRQEASRTYADLIARFPDSELAPHATFEMGKLKAEAGENEKAIETWVQALKTHPEPAMVQDSIARARRRIAATSAEISHTSAFEHKSRAPVARHRSSVEAVGGSAEEAARDHGD; encoded by the coding sequence GTGCGACGCCTGATGCTGCTCCTGGCCCTCTCGCTCTCCACCGGCTGTTCCCGGCCGAGCGCCACCGACCACATGCAGCGCGCTCGCGATGCCATCTTCGAGAAGCGCCCCGACGAGGCGCTCGTGGAGTACCGCAAGGCGCTGGACGCCCTGCGCATCGACGATTCCGCCCAGGCCCAGGTCATCAAGGCCCGCGCCCTCAAGGGCGCCGCGGACGTGTACTGGCTGGAGATGCGCAAGGTGAAGGAGGCGGTGAGCGTCTACAAGGAGCTCATCGTCCAGTGCCCCGAGTCACCCGAGGCGCTGGAGGCCCGCGTGGTGCTCGCCGAGCTGCTGCGCGTGCACTTCCGGGACCTGCGTGGCGCCATCGACCAGCTCACCGCGGCGCTGGCGCGCAACCCGCCCCAGGGCGCCGAGCTGCACTACCAGGTGGCCAAGCTGTACTTCGAGCTGCAGGACTACCAGCAGTGCGTGCTGGAGTCGCGCAAGCTGGCCGAGCGCTTCGCCACCAGCGCCTTCGTGGACGACTCGCTCTTCCTGCAAGCCCAGGCGCTGCACATGCAGGCGACGCAGGCCCAGCCCGGCACGCCCGAGGTGCAGCGCTTCCGTCAGGAGGCCTCGCGCACGTACGCGGACCTCATCGCCCGCTTCCCGGACTCGGAGCTCGCTCCGCACGCCACCTTCGAGATGGGCAAGCTGAAGGCCGAGGCGGGGGAGAACGAGAAGGCCATCGAGACCTGGGTCCAGGCCCTCAAGACCCACCCGGAGCCCGCCATGGTGCAGGACTCCATCGCCCGGGCCCGCCGCCGCATCGCCGCGACGTCGGCCGAGATCAGCCACACGTCCGCCTTCGAGCACAAGAGCCGGGCTCCCGTGGCAAGGCACCGCTCCTCGGTGGAGGCCGTCGGCGGCTCGGCCGAGGAAGCCGCTCGCGACCACGGCGACTGA
- a CDS encoding HEAT repeat domain-containing protein, producing MSTGEGKTWLGAGVVLLAALVGLWLWRSGTARESPAEARNTVASRDDASAGEERTPTAPAPAAEEKSIPPEGLLQEVPCALDSLVEEYRQGKDSPAYRRYVVEQLRGILESLPPEQLWAKVEAEQDPEVLEALSALWVTRFNLTGERGVLERVVDKAARESDPRRRAVMVRSLRAMGEPASEVLARSESTRHAYRGWVKDAAPEVREAVVGNLKDEAGRNFGRFQGVAEEAVALAKEANHPETAAGLLGASSIEAARAPAVDTVRELFQRSEHPEVRAAAAKALGTVSVGEAGRTMRALTERFATEPTSEVRSAMLESIARLGLSKAEPVMRKLKGVSKEQDEEIDTWLKLLASQPQTWNLLLRDKQAQEHRRRLHPLSQ from the coding sequence ATGAGCACGGGAGAGGGGAAGACGTGGCTGGGTGCCGGAGTGGTGCTGCTCGCCGCGCTCGTGGGCCTATGGCTGTGGCGCTCGGGCACGGCGAGGGAATCCCCGGCCGAGGCGCGTAACACCGTGGCCTCGCGAGATGACGCGAGCGCGGGAGAGGAGCGGACACCGACGGCACCGGCTCCGGCCGCCGAGGAGAAGAGCATCCCGCCCGAAGGCCTCCTACAGGAGGTGCCGTGCGCGCTGGATTCCCTGGTGGAGGAGTATCGCCAGGGCAAGGACTCACCGGCGTACCGCCGCTATGTGGTGGAGCAACTGCGCGGCATCCTGGAGAGCCTGCCGCCGGAGCAACTGTGGGCGAAGGTGGAAGCGGAGCAGGACCCCGAGGTGCTGGAGGCGCTGTCGGCCCTGTGGGTGACGCGCTTCAACCTGACGGGAGAGCGGGGTGTGCTGGAGCGGGTGGTGGACAAGGCGGCGCGCGAGTCGGATCCGAGGCGCCGGGCGGTGATGGTGCGCTCGCTGAGGGCCATGGGCGAGCCGGCCAGCGAGGTGCTGGCCAGGAGCGAGTCCACGCGCCACGCCTATCGCGGGTGGGTGAAGGACGCGGCGCCCGAGGTGCGCGAGGCGGTGGTGGGGAACCTGAAGGACGAGGCCGGGCGCAACTTCGGGCGATTCCAGGGAGTGGCGGAGGAGGCGGTGGCGCTCGCGAAGGAGGCGAACCACCCCGAGACAGCGGCGGGGTTGTTGGGAGCCTCGTCCATCGAAGCGGCGCGAGCGCCTGCGGTGGACACCGTGCGCGAGCTGTTCCAGCGCTCCGAACACCCGGAGGTACGCGCGGCGGCGGCGAAGGCACTGGGTACGGTGTCGGTGGGCGAGGCCGGGCGGACGATGCGAGCGCTGACGGAGCGCTTCGCCACGGAGCCCACGAGCGAGGTGCGAAGCGCCATGCTGGAGAGCATCGCGCGGCTGGGCCTCTCGAAGGCCGAGCCAGTGATGCGGAAGTTGAAGGGTGTGAGCAAGGAACAGGACGAAGAGATCGATACCTGGCTCAAGCTGTTGGCCTCACAGCCGCAGACGTGGAACCTGCTGCTGCGCGACAAGCAGGCACAGGAGCACCGGCGGAGGCTTCACCCTCTCAGCCAATAG
- a CDS encoding DUF6929 family protein, with protein sequence MLRLTQRRKLTLQSPETPGGTAHVSAASGLVRAGNWLHVVADDSLFLATFPREGEAPGQLSRLFPGELPLEPKARKALKPDLEALCLLGSLDGAPHGALLAVPSGSTSVRMKGALVPLAEDGSIGGPAREVDFTSVYAQLTRELGPLNVEGAAVAGVRLRLLNRGNGDQGTDAVVDLDAGRVLRTLGAGEPLQPDVVRTVRRWELGRAGNVRLSFTDASPLPDGRLVFTAAAEDTRDAYADGAVMGSAVGVLAPDGTPLFLDGVDAKVKLEGVDARVEQGRIHLLLVADADDPHVAAPLFETVLEGVPA encoded by the coding sequence ATGCTCCGTCTCACCCAGCGCCGGAAACTCACCCTGCAATCGCCCGAGACGCCGGGCGGAACGGCGCACGTGTCGGCCGCGAGTGGCCTCGTGCGCGCCGGGAACTGGCTCCACGTCGTCGCGGACGACTCACTCTTCCTGGCCACCTTCCCTCGGGAGGGCGAGGCCCCGGGGCAGCTCTCGCGCCTCTTCCCAGGCGAGCTGCCGCTGGAGCCCAAGGCCCGCAAGGCACTCAAGCCGGACCTGGAGGCGCTCTGCCTGCTGGGAAGCCTCGACGGCGCGCCGCACGGGGCGCTGCTGGCGGTGCCCTCGGGAAGCACATCGGTGCGGATGAAGGGCGCGCTGGTGCCGCTGGCGGAGGACGGGAGCATCGGCGGCCCGGCGCGCGAGGTGGACTTCACCAGCGTCTACGCGCAGCTCACCCGCGAGCTGGGCCCGCTCAACGTGGAGGGCGCGGCGGTGGCGGGCGTGCGCCTGCGGCTGCTCAACCGCGGCAACGGAGACCAGGGCACGGACGCGGTGGTGGACCTGGACGCGGGCCGGGTGCTGCGCACGCTCGGGGCCGGCGAGCCCCTACAACCCGACGTGGTGCGCACCGTGCGCCGCTGGGAGCTGGGCCGCGCGGGCAACGTGCGCCTGTCCTTCACGGATGCCTCGCCGCTGCCAGACGGCCGCCTCGTCTTCACCGCCGCCGCCGAGGACACCCGGGATGCCTACGCGGATGGCGCGGTGATGGGCTCGGCGGTGGGCGTGCTGGCGCCGGATGGAACGCCGCTGTTCCTCGACGGCGTGGATGCGAAGGTGAAGCTCGAGGGCGTGGACGCGCGGGTGGAGCAGGGCCGCATCCACCTGCTGCTCGTGGCGGACGCGGACGACCCCCACGTGGCCGCGCCCCTGTTCGAGACCGTGCTGGAGGGCGTCCCGGCCTAG